GATAATGTATTGATCTGTAGAATTGCTTTAGATACCTTCCTTGAGTTTCTGGCCCGTGAAGCGAACAATTTAACATTAAAATTAAAAGCGACAGGAGGTTTACTGATTTCAGGAGATATTCCACAGATGATGAGAGAATATATGGATAAAGATAAGTTCTACGAAAAATTCAAGATCAGTGATAAGATGGAAGAAATGCTTAAAAATATTCCAATCTATCTGGTCAAGCAAAACCACACCGCACTAAAGGGTATGGCACTTTACACCGCTTACTCTCAAGAATAACAAAAAGCTCCGAAGAAATTCGGAGCTTTTTTATGAGATGATATTATTCATAAAAATAATTAATTTTCTTGATATACATCAATGTGGTCTATCGGATAAGATAGCTACCTTTGTGGTATTAAATAAGTAAATAACTCTATTCAATGAAAAAAATATTTTTATTAGCAGTTTTAGCTGGAGGTTTAGCTTTCGGGCAGTCAAAAAAAGTAGTAGCATCTGATGTACACTGGTGGGGGTATAAAGTAGCAAAATCTGAGGCAAGTTCTCACGACGGTACTGTAAAAGTAAAGTCAGGAGATATGGTGATGAAAGGAAATGATTTGGTAGGAGGAAGCTTCGTTCTGGATATGACTTCTATCAATGCAACTGACCTTACAGGTGAATATCAGCAAAAATTAAACGGACACCTTAAAAACGGTGACTTCTTTGAAGTTGAAAAATTCCCTACAGCTGCTTTCAAAATCACCTCTGTAAAGAAAAACAATGATAAAGTTTACAGTTCTTTAGTAACAGGAAACCTTACTTTAAAAGGGAAAACAAGCCCTATTACTTTCCCTGCCAAGATTTCTTACAGCAAAGGAGTAGTAAGTTTGGTATCTAACAAATTCTCTTTCGACAGACAGAAATTTGATGTTGCATACAAATCTACAATGCAGGATGTTTTTGTGAAAGATGACATCGATATGATTGTAAAGGTAACTGCTCAATAAATTAATCAAAAAAAGATTGTTAAAAGTGTAGAAGTTCTACACTTTTTTTTATTTTTGTTGAATTGTAAATAAAAAAGAATGAAAAGATTACTATTGTTTGCTATGGTGTGCGCAGGTATATCATTTGTTTCTGCTCAGAAGAAGTTTGATAAAGTTGCAAAGGTAACTTCATCAGAGATCAGATGGTGGGGGTATAAGGTTGTAAAGACTGAAGCTTCTTCCCACTCAGGAACTGTAAAGCTAAAGAGCGGAAAATTCAACTTTGACCATACTGTTTTGGTAGACGGAGAGTTTGTAATAGATATGAGAAGCATCATGGCGGGAGATGTTTCCGACGAAGATCAGATCAAACTTACAGATGACCTGAAAAGTACTAACTTCTTTGAAGTAAAGAAATTCCCGATTGCCAAATTCCATTTGACTAAAATTATTCCTTTAGCAAACAGTGAGTATAACTCTACAGTGTATGGTGATCTTACCCTTAAAGGGGTGAGAAAAACAATCTCTTTCCCAGCCAATGTATATGTGACTCAGTTTACAACATCTATTGAATCTGCTAAGTTCTCTCTGAACAGAAGAGACTTTAAAGTATTCTATCAATCTTCACTGAAAGATTATTTCATCAAAAATGAAATGGATATCCAGTTCAAAGTAACTACTGAAATGTTAGATAACGAGAACAGACTTCCTGCTAAAAAGAAAAAATAAGATTAAATACTATATTGATATCAAAAGAGCGGTTCCTGCGGGACTGCTCTTTTTTATTAGCTGCTAATGCCGAAACAAATCTTTGTACATCTCATGACGATTTAATAAGATAACCTCCAAATATGATCAAGTGCGTCATACAAAAGCAATCTCTCATATTTCTTATGTTCTTTTTGGTTTATACTTTTTCCTTTTTCTGCAATTTTTATAAATTAGCGGCATGAAAATTTATATCGTAAGCGGTCTTGGAGCAGACTTTAAGGTACTTGAAAGAATAGAGTTTCCCGGGCACTGTGAATTGATTTTTATAGACTGGCTTATCCCTGAAAAAAATGAACCTTTTCATGACTATGTCAAAAGAATGGCTGAAAAAGTAGATGATTCGGAGCCATTCTGTCTTTTGGGGTATTCTTTCGGAGGAATCATTGTGCAGGAAATCAACCGATTGAAACCCGCAGAGAAAGTTGTTATTCTGGGAAGTATAAAATCTGATAAAGAAAAATCCAAATTTATAAAAACAGGAGAGGTCACGAAGATCCCACGTATTCTTCCGGTAGGTTTGTTTAATGATAAAGCTGCTAATGCATATGTGGTAGTCCGAAAACTTTTTGATCCTAAAAATCCTAAGCTTCTTCAGTATTTCAAAGTAAGAGATCCTTATTACCTGAAATGGTCTGTAGAGAAGGTTGCTGAGTGGAAATTCGATGAAAATCCTGACGTAATCCAGATTTTGGGAGATAAAGATATTGTTTTTCCTATCCGGAATTCAAAGCCTGACTATGTAATCAAGGGAGGAACTCAT
This genomic window from Chryseobacterium sp. MEBOG06 contains:
- a CDS encoding YceI family protein; translation: MKKIFLLAVLAGGLAFGQSKKVVASDVHWWGYKVAKSEASSHDGTVKVKSGDMVMKGNDLVGGSFVLDMTSINATDLTGEYQQKLNGHLKNGDFFEVEKFPTAAFKITSVKKNNDKVYSSLVTGNLTLKGKTSPITFPAKISYSKGVVSLVSNKFSFDRQKFDVAYKSTMQDVFVKDDIDMIVKVTAQ
- a CDS encoding YceI family protein; translation: MKRLLLFAMVCAGISFVSAQKKFDKVAKVTSSEIRWWGYKVVKTEASSHSGTVKLKSGKFNFDHTVLVDGEFVIDMRSIMAGDVSDEDQIKLTDDLKSTNFFEVKKFPIAKFHLTKIIPLANSEYNSTVYGDLTLKGVRKTISFPANVYVTQFTTSIESAKFSLNRRDFKVFYQSSLKDYFIKNEMDIQFKVTTEMLDNENRLPAKKKK
- a CDS encoding alpha/beta hydrolase — encoded protein: MKIYIVSGLGADFKVLERIEFPGHCELIFIDWLIPEKNEPFHDYVKRMAEKVDDSEPFCLLGYSFGGIIVQEINRLKPAEKVVILGSIKSDKEKSKFIKTGEVTKIPRILPVGLFNDKAANAYVVVRKLFDPKNPKLLQYFKVRDPYYLKWSVEKVAEWKFDENPDVIQILGDKDIVFPIRNSKPDYVIKGGTHLFPATKHKEVSKILADIFCEKK